One Brassica napus cultivar Da-Ae chromosome C4, Da-Ae, whole genome shotgun sequence genomic region harbors:
- the LOC106395233 gene encoding ABC transporter G family member 17 has translation MLQQDAVINVDLPETRPIPLLSLAFNDLTYKVTLPRRFGFRSRRSPAQVKTLLNGITGETKEGEILAILGASGSGKSTLIDALAGRISEGSLKGTVTLNGEALQSRVLQVISAYVMQDDLLFPMLTVQETLMFAAEFRLPRSLPKSKKRDRVETLIDQLGLRTVKNTMIGDEGHRGVSGGERRRVSIGTDIIHDPIVLFLDEPTSGLDSTSAFMVVQVLKKIACSGSIVFMSIHQPSCRIMEFLDRLLVLSSGQCVFSDSPATLPLFFSEFGRPIPDKENNAEFTLDLIKDLEGSSEGARRLVEFNRSWQQKKLRGSQEPHHNSSPLIETINASITRGKLVTTSYNSKASYVNPWWVETLILAKRYMINWTRTPELIGTRVFIVMMTGFLLATVYWRVDDSPRGVQERLSFFSFAMATMFYSCADGLPAFIQERYIFMRETAHNAYRRSSYVISHSLVTLPHLFALSVGFAATTFWFVGLNGGIAGFIYYLLIIFASFWSGCSFVTFVSGVIPNVMMSYMVTFGYLSYCLLFSGFYINRDRIHLYWIWIHYISLLKYPYEAVLHNEFDDPSRCFVRGNQVFDNTFMEGVPEAMKEKLLETMGSYLGMELTESTCLRTGSELLKQHGIEQLDKWGCLWVTLAWGFFFRILFYFSLSFGSKNKRA, from the coding sequence ATGCTTCAACAAGACGCCGTGATCAATGTTGATTTACCTGAGACACGGCCCATTCCATTATTATCCCTCGCCTTCAATGACCTCACCTATAAAGTCACACTTCCACGGCGTTTTGGTTTTCGTTCCCGACGTAGCCCTGCTCAAGTAAAGACTCTGCTCAACGGTATCACCGGAGAGACCAAAGAAGGAGAGATCTTAGCCATTCTTGGAGCAAGCGGCTCTGGAAAATCAACCCTTATCGATGCATTGGCTGGACGGATCTCAGAAGGTAGCTTGAAAGGCACGGTAACTCTAAACGGCGAAGCTTTGCAGTCACGTGTGTTACAAGTTATATCTGCTTATGTGATGCAAGACGATCTCCTTTTCCCCATGCTCACTGTCCAAGAAACCCTAATGTTCGCTGCCGAGTTTCGCCTTCCAAGAAGCCTACCCAAATCTAAGAAGAGAGACAGAGTTGAAACCCTAATCGACCAGTTAGGGCTTAGAACTGTTAAAAACACTATGATCGGAGACGAAGGTCATCGTGGCGTCTCTGGTGGAGAGAGGAGGCGTGTATCGATTGGGACCGACATCATTCACGACCCCATTGTGTTGTTCCTCGACGAACCAACATCAGGACTAGACTCAACCAGTGCATTCATGGTAGTGCAAGTCTTGAAAAAGATTGCGTGTAGTGGAAGTATCGTATTTATGTCAATCCATCAACCTAGTTGTCGGATAATGGAGTTTCTTGATCGGCTCCTCGTCCTATCTTCTGGCCAGTGTGTGTTTAGTGACTCCCCTGCTACTCTCCCCTTGTTCTTCTCCGAGTTTGGTCGTCCCATACCTGATAAAGAGAACAATGCGGAGTTCACACTTGACCTAATCAAAGATCTTGAAGGATCCTCTGAAGGAGCCAGAAGGTTAGTAGAATTCAACCGAAGTTGGCAACAAAAGAAGCTTAGAGGTAGTCAAGAGCCTCACCACAACTCATCACCCTTGATAGAAACAATCAATGCAAGCATTACTAGAGGAAAGCTTGTCACAACTTCATATAACTCAAAAGCTTCATACGTAAACCCATGGTGGGTCGAGACCCTTATCTTAGCTAAACGTTACATGATAAATTGGACCAGAACACCTGAGCTTATCGGAACACGGGTCTTCATTGTCATGATGACCGGTTTTCTCTTGGCTACGGTTTACTGGAGAGTAGATGACTCACCTAGAGGCGTACAAGAGAGGCTAAGCTTCTTCTCATTCGCAATGGCTACAATGTTCTACAGTTGCGCCGATGGACTACCAGCTTTCATCCAAGAAAGATACATTTTCATGAGAGAAACTGCACACAACGCTTATCGAAGATCCTCCTATGTTATATCTCACTCTCTAGTGACCCTGCCTCATCTCTTCGCACTTTCAGTTGGATTTGCAGCCACAACATTTTGGTTCGTTGGCTTAAACGGCGGTATAGCTGGTTTCATCTACTATCTTCTTATAATCTTTGCATCTTTCTGGTCAGGATGCTCTTTTGTTACATTTGTCTCTGGTGTGATACCTAACGTGATGATGAGTTACATGGTCACGTTTGGTTATCTCTCTTACTGTCTACTCTTCAGCGGATTCTACATCAACCGAGACCGTATCCATCTTTACTGGATATGGATTCATTACATTTCTCTACTAAAGTATCCTTATGAAGCCGTTTTACACAACGAGTTCGACGATCCTTCCCGTTGTTTTGTTAGAGGGAACCAAGTTTTTGATAATACGTTCATGGAAGGAGTGCCTGAGGCTATGAAGGAGAAGCTTCTGGAGACAATGGGAAGTTATTTAGGGATGGAGTTAACGGAGTCGACGTGTTTGAGGACGGGATCTGAGTTGCTTAAGCAACACGGTATTGAGCAGTTGGATAAATGGGGTTGCTTGTGGGTTACGCTAGCTTGGGGATTCTTTTTTAggatcttgttttatttttcgttGTCATTTGGAAGCAAGAATAAGAGGGCGTGA
- the LOC106391247 gene encoding CDP-diacylglycerol--glycerol-3-phosphate 3-phosphatidyltransferase 2 — protein sequence MGEEEDAVSLDQNSSGGGEDSSLRRNCHSSPLPPHLSSKVLTLPTVLTLGRVAAVPILVATFYVDCWWGRTATTSIFIAAAITDWLDGYIARKMRLGSAFGAFLDPVADKLMVAATLILLCTKPMDAIVLGPVPWLVTVPSIAIIGREITMSAVREWAASQNGKLSQAVAVNSLGKWKTATQMIALTILLASRDSSFERLLPSGIGLLYVSAGLSVWSLVVYMRQIMRVLLKKK from the exons ATGGGTGAAGAGGAGGACGCTGTGTCGTTGGATCAGAATAGCTCTGGTGGTGGCGAAGATTCGTCGCTCCGTCGTAATTGCCATTCGTCGCCATTACCGCCACATCTATCTTCTAAAGTGCTTACATTGCCTACCGTGTTAACCCTTGGCCGTGTAGCTGCCGTTCCGATTCTCGTCGCGA CCTTTTACGTCGATTGCTGGTGGGGGAGAACTGCCACAACGAGTATTTTCATTGCAGCAGCCATTACAGACTGGCTTGACGGATACATTGCAAGAAAG ATGAGGTTAGGTTCTGCGTTTGGTGCTTTTTTGGATCCAGTGGCAGATAAG CTAATGGTAGCAGCAACATTGATTTTGCTGTGTACTAAACCTATGGATGCTATTGTGTTAGGACCTGTTCCATGGTTAGTGACAGTACCTTCAATTGCCATTATTGGTAGAGAG ATTACTATGTCAGCGGTAAGAGAATGGGCTGCATCTCAAAACGGCAAGCTTTCTCAG GCTGTTGCTGTAAATAGCTTGGGAAAGTGGAAAACTGCAACGCAGATGATAGCGTTAACCATACTGCTCGCAAGCCGGGATAGCAGTTTTGAGAGGCTATTACCGTCTGGTATTGGGTTGCTCTATGTATCTGCAGGGCTCTCTGTATGGTCTTTAGTTGTTTATATGAGACAGATTATGAGAGTATTGCTAAAGAAGAAGTAg
- the LOC106391243 gene encoding ABC transporter G family member 16-like: MSRAVAEDHSADNTTPYHSMEIGSSLTLGQLLKNVSDVRKVDVGDETPLHSSQGDQDYDDLMRPVPFVLSFNNLTYNVSVRRKFDLIPRRSLSSSKTKTLLDNISGETRDGEILAVLGASGSGKSTLIDALANRIAKGSLKGKVTLNGEPLQSRTLKVISAYVMQDDLLFPMLTVEETLMFAAEFRLPRSLPKSKKKLRVQTLIEQLGIKNAANTIIGDEGHRGISGGERRRVSIGIDIIHDPIVLFLDEPTSGLDSTSAFMVVNVLKKIAESGSIVIMSIHQPSHRVLGLLNRLIFLSRGKTVFSGSPASLPGFFARFGSPVPENENQTEFALDLIRELEGSAGGTRGLVEFNKRWQEMKNLSPPASPNPNLTLKEAISASISRGKLVSGGGGGGGSSVASHGGFANPFWIEIKTLTERSILNSRRQPELFGTRLVTVLITGFILATVFWRLDNSPKGVQERLGFFAFAMSTMFYTCADALPVFLQERYIFMRETAYNAYRRSSYVLSHAVVSLPSLIFLSLAFAATTFWAVGLEGGPMGFLFYCLIIFASFWSGSSFVTFLSGVVPHVMLGYTIVVAILAYFLLFSGFFINRDRIPQYWLWFHYLSLVKYPYEAVLQNEFSDPMECFVRGVQMFDNTPLGQLSYGMKLRLLDSVSRSIGMRITGSTCLTTGADILKQQGVTELSKWSCLLVTIGFGFFFRVLFYLCLLFGSKNKRR, encoded by the coding sequence ATGTCTCGCGCTGTAGCAGAAGATCACTCCGCTGATAACACGACGCCGTATCATTCCATGGAGATTGGTTCCTCGTTGACTTTAGGTCAACTTCTCAAGAACGTAAGCGACGTTAGAAAGGTAGACGTCGGCGACGAGACTCCTCTTCACAGCTCACAAGGAGATCAAGATTACGATGATCTCATGCGTCCTGTCCCCTTCGTTCTATCGTTCAACAACCTCACCTACAACGTCTCCGTTCGCCGGAAGTTCGACTTGATCCCACGGAGGAGCCTTTCTTCCTCCAAGACCAAGACCCTTCTCGACAACATCTCCGGCGAGACACGCGACGGAGAGATTCTCGCCGTTCTTGGAGCTAGCGGGTCGGGTAAATCCACTTTGATCGACGCATTAGCGAACCGTATCGCTAAAGGTAGCTTGAAGGGCAAGGTAACGCTTAACGGAGAGCCTCTTCAGTCCCGAACCCTAAAAGTTATCTCAGCGTACGTAATGCAAGACGACCTTCTCTTCCCGATGCTCACCGTAGAAGAAACCCTAATGTTCGCCGCCGAGTTTCGCTTACCGAGAAGCTTACCTAAGTCCAAGAAGAAGCTCCGTGTCCAAACCCTAATCGAGCAGTTAGGGATCAAGAACGCGGCGAACACCATCATCGGAGACGAAGGTCACCGTGGAATCTCCGGCGGAGAGAGGCGGCGAGTTTCGATCGGGATCGACATCATCCACGACCCGATTGTTCTCTTCCTCGACGAGCCGACTTCGGGGTTGGACTCCACGAGCGCCTTCATGGTGGTTAACGTGTTGAAGAAGATAGCGGAGAGTGGCAGTATCGTAATAATGTCTATACATCAGCCGAGTCACCGAGTTCTCGGTTTGCTTAACCGTCTTATCTTCTTGTCACGTGGCAAAACCGTTTTCAGCGGTTCTCCCGCGAGTTTACCGGGATTTTTCGCCCGGTTCGGGAGTCCCGTACCGGAGAACGAGAATCAAACCGAGTTCGCGTTGGATCTCATCAGAGAGCTCGAAGGATCAGCCGGAGGAACGCGAGGATTAGTCGAGTTCAACAAGAGATGGCAAGAGATGAAGAATCTATCTCCGCCGGCGTCTCCGAATCCAAATCTCACTCTCAAAGAAGCGATCTCGGCCAGTATAAGCAGAGGGAAGCTAGTCTCCGGCGGCGGCGGAGGCGGTGGATCCTCCGTCGCAAGCCACGGCGGATTCGCGAATCCGTTCTGGATCGAGATCAAAACTCTCACCGAACGCTCGATCCTCAACTCCCGGCGTCAACCGGAGCTTTTCGGGACCCGATTAGTCACCGTCCTCATCACCGGATTCATCCTCGCCACCGTGTTCTGGCGGTTAGACAACTCTCCGAAAGGCGTTCAAGAGCGGCTAGGTTTCTTCGCGTTCGCGATGTCGACGATGTTCTACACTTGCGCCGATGCTCTCCCCGTCTTCCTCCAGGAGCGTTACATCTTCATGAGAGAAACCGCTTACAACGCTTACCGGAGATCGTCCTACGTCCTCTCTCACGCCGTCGTTTCTTTACCTTCGCTCATCTTCCTCTCGCTAGCCTTCGCTGCGACGACGTTTTGGGCTGTTGGTCTCGAAGGAGGCCCAATGGGCTTTCTGTTCTATTGCCTAATCATCTTCGCCTCTTTCTGGTCCGGAAGCTCCTTCGTGACTTTCTTATCCGGCGTCGTTCCGCATGTTATGTTGGGTTACACGATCGTTGTAGCTATTTTGGCTTACTTCTTGCTCTTTAGTGGCTTCTTCATCAACAGAGACCGTATCCCTCAGTATTGGTTATGGTTTCATTACCTTTCTCTGGTTAAGTACCCGTACGAGGCGGTTCTTCAGAACGAGTTCTCGGATCCTATGGAGTGTTTTGTGAGAGGTGTTCAGATGTTCGATAACACGCCTCTGGGACAGTTGAGTTATGGGATGAAACTGAGGCTTTTGGATTCTGTGAGCAGATCTATTGGGATGAGGATAACGGGTTCGACGTGTCTTACTACGGGTGCTGATATTCTGAAGCAGCAAGGAGTTACGGAGCTTAGCAAATGGAGTTGCTTGCTTGTCACGATAGGGTTTGGGTtcttttttagggttttgttttaCTTGTGTTTGTTGTTTGGGAGCAAGAACAAGAGGAGGTGA
- the LOC106391244 gene encoding protein MAEA homolog, with translation MEIDPVTNGNTDTVMTEPSTAIAPSRPVSSSRSSQLTESIKLEHQLLRVPFEHYKKTIRANHRSLEKEVSSVVSSVGDLADNDWSKDVAVSRLTSLVSRLQGLKRKLEEGSNVENLQAQRCRARIDHLDSADVENITEWNNTKLKRILVDYMLRMSYFETASKLSESSNISDLVDIDIFREAKKVIDALKRREVASALAWCADNKTRLKKSKSKLEFQLRLQEFIELVRADSYKQAILYARKHLTPWGATHMNELQHVLATLAFKSTTECPKYKALFEPQQWDVLVHQFKQEFCKLYGMTMEPLLNIYLQAGLTALKTPYSFEEGCTKEDPLSQESFRKLALPLPYSKQEHSKLVCYISKELMDTENPPQVLPNGYVYSTKALKEMADKNKGEIKCPRTGFVCNHTDLVKAYIS, from the exons ATGGAAATCGATCCCGTAACTAACGGAAACACCGACACCGTGATGACGGAGCCCTCTACCGCGATCGCTCCGTCACGGCCCGTCTCGTCTTCGAGATCGAGTCAATTGACGGAATCGATCAAGCTTGAGCACCAGCTCCTCCGCGTACCGTTCGAGCATTACAAGAAGACGATCCGCGCCAATCACCGCTCTTTGGAGAAAGAGGTCTCCTCCGTCGTCTCCAGCGTGGGAGATTTGGCTGATAACGATTGGTCCAAAGACGTCGCCGTTTCGCGTCTCACCAGCCTTGTTTCTCGGTTGCAAGGCCTCAAACGAAAG TTGGAAGAAGGGAGCAATGTGGAGAATTTGCAGGCTCAGAGATGCCGTGCTCGTATCGATCATTTGGATTCAGCAGATGTGGAGAATATTACCGAGTGGAACAATACAAAACTGAAACGGATTCTTGTGGACTACATGCTGCGGATGTCGTATTTCGAGACTGCTTCTAAGCTTTCAGAAAGCAGCAACATTTcg GACCTTGTCGACATTGACATATTTCGAGAAGCTAAGAAGGTGATTGACGCCCTAAAACGTAGGGAGGTAGCTTCTGCATTGGCATGGTGTGCTGATAATAAAACACGCTTGAAGAAGTCAAAG AGCAAACTTGAGTTCCAACTAAGGCTGCAAGAATTCATCGAGTTGGTACGAGCTGACAGCTACAAACAAGCAATCCTTTATGCTCGAAAGCATCTGACACCATGGGGAGCAACCCATATGAACGAATTGCAGCACGTTCTGGCCACTTTGGCTTTCAAAAGTACTACAGAATGCCCAAAATATAAG GCTTTGTTTGAACCACAGCAGTGGGATGTTTTAGTGCATCAGTTTAAACAAGAATTTTGCAAGTTATATGGCATGACAATGGAGCCCTTATTGAACATCTACTTACAAGCAGGCTTGACTGCACTGAAAACTCC ATATAGTTTTGAAGAAGGTTGTACCAAGGAGGACCCGCTCTCACAAGAGAGCTTCCGGAAGCTAGCTTTGCCTTTACCGTACTCCAAGCAGGAGCATTCAAAGCTTGTTTGCTATATTTCTAAGGAGCTGATGGACACAGAGAACCCACCACAGGTGTTGCCCAATGGCTACGTCTACAGCACCAAG GCTCTCAAGGAAATGGCGGACAAGAACAAAGGTGAAATAAAATGTCCAAGGACAGGGTTCGTATGCAACCACACCGACTTAGTGAAGGCGTATATTTCATGA
- the LOC106391246 gene encoding probable protein phosphatase 2C 48 → MVSTTFRRIVTPCWRPFGIGEGSVPDDDGNGRLDGLLWYKDSGNHLTGEFSMAVVQANSLLEDHSQLESGPISFDESGPEATFVGVYDGHGGPEAARFVNERLFYNMRRCASEQRGVSPDVITRAFVATEDEFLGLVQEQWRTRPQIASVGACCLVGVVCNGLLYVANAGDSRVVLGRLRSPFKEMKAVQLSSEHNASVESVRDELRLLHPSDPNIVVVKHKVWRVKGIIQVSRSIGDAYLKRAEFNQEPLLPKFRVAERFEKPIMRAEPTITVHKIHSEDQFLIFASDGLWEHLSNQEAVDIVNSCPRNGVAKRLVKAALQVAAKKREMRYSDLEKIEPGIRRHFHDDITVIVVFLHSANLGLRTPVSVRGGGELSGSAIF, encoded by the exons ATGGTATCTACAACATTCAGGAGAATTGTGACGCCTTGTTGGAGACCTTTCGGTATTGGAGAAGGTTCTGTTCCGGATGATGATGGTAACGGCCGTCTTGATGGTCTCTTGTGGTACAAAGACTCCGGTAACCACCTCACCGGAGAGTTCTCTATGGCGGTGGTTCAAGCGAACTCCCTTCTCGAGGACCATAGCCAGTTAGAGTCTGGTCCTATTAGTTTCGATGAGTCTGGTCCCGAAGCGACTTTTGTTGGTGTTTATGATGGTCACGGAGGTCCTGAGGCAGCTCGGTTTGTGAACGAGAGGCTGTTTTACAACATGAGACGGTGCGCTTCTGAGCAGCGAGGGGTCTCTCCCGATGTGATCACCAGAGCGTTTGTGGCGACAGAAGATGAGTTTCTTGGTTTGGTTCAGGAGCAGTGGAGGACCAGACCGCAGATTGCTTCCGTGGGAGCTTGTTGCTTGGTGGGTGTTGTTTGTAATGGATTGCTGTATGTCGCAAACGCGGGTGACTCTCGTGTTGTCTTGGGGAGGCTTCGGAGTCCGTTTAAAGAGATGAAGGCTGTTCAGCTATCCTCAGAGCATAACGCTAGTGTTGAGTCTGTGAGAGATGAGCTGCGTTTGTTGCATCCtagtgacccgaacattgtgGTAGTGAAACACAAAGTGTGGCGTGTGAAAGGGATCATACAGGTTTCGAGATCCATCGGTGACGCGTACTTGAAGAGAGCAGAGTTTAACCAAGAACCGTTGTTGCCTAAGTTCAGAGTTGCGGAACGTTTTGAGAAGCCTATAATGAGAGCTGAGCCGACGATAACAGTTCATAAGATACATTCTGAAGATCAGTTTCTTATATTTGCTTCAGATGGTTTGTGGGAGCATCTAAGTAACCAAGAAGCTGTTGATATCGTTAACTCTTGTCCACGCAAT GGCGTGGCAAAGAGGTTAGTGAAAGCTGCATTGCAAGTAGcagcaaagaagagagagatgaggTATTCGGATTTGGAGAAGATAGAACCTGGCATTAGGAGACACTTTCATGATGATATCACTGTGATTGTTGTTTTTCTTCACTCTGCAAATTTGGGGCTTCGAACTCCGGTCTCGGTCAGAGGAGGTGGTGAACTCTCAGGCAGTGCCATTttctag